In Halopseudomonas nanhaiensis, a single window of DNA contains:
- the lon gene encoding endopeptidase La, with amino-acid sequence MTDHEHQQPDVIEEQDQEAGFQPGTGLVIPNQRLPDKLYLLPVHNRPFFPAQVMPVVVNEAPWAETIERVSNTPHHALSLFYVDGSPGETGLLNSEDLPQTGCAVKIHHAVKEDGKIQFIAQGLTRVRITQWLSRKPPYLVEVEYPEPPADERDEVRAYAMALINAIKELLPLNPLYSEELKNYLNRFSPNQPSPLSDFAAALTSAKPGELQDVLDTVPILRRMEKVLVLLKKEIDVARLQGEISAEVNRTISDHQRKFFLKEQLKIIQRELGLSKDDRTADVEQFRERLEGKTLPDTARDKIEEELNKLSVLETGSPEYAVTRNYLDWATSMPWGVTHKDKLDIAHARKVLDRDHSGLDDVKARILEFLAVGAYRGSVAGSIILLVGPPGVGKTSIGHSIAESLGRPFYRFSVGGMRDEAEIKGHRRTYIGAMPGKFVQALKDVKVMNPVIMLDEIDKLGASHQGDPASALLETLDPEQNSEFLDHYLDLRLDLSKVLFVCTANTLDSIPGPLLDRMDVIRLSGYITEEKMAIAKQHLWPRQLERAGVRKGQLRISDKAMRQVIEGYAREAGVRNLEKQLSKLVRKSVVTLLEQGDAKISIKPENLKPLLGTPAFRVEKTLKGTGIITGLAWTSMGGATLPVEATRIHTLNRGFKLTGKLGDVMKESAEIAYSYLCANLERYKADKTFFDEAFVHLHVPEGATPKDGPSAGVTITSALLSLARNEAPRPGLAMTGEITLTGQVLPVGGIREKVIAARRQSIFELILPEANRGDYEELPDYLTDGMTVHFASHYKDVARRLFA; translated from the coding sequence ATGACCGACCATGAGCACCAGCAACCCGACGTAATCGAAGAGCAGGATCAGGAAGCCGGTTTCCAGCCCGGTACCGGACTGGTGATCCCCAACCAGCGCCTGCCGGACAAGCTGTATCTGCTGCCGGTACACAACAGACCGTTCTTCCCCGCTCAGGTTATGCCGGTGGTGGTGAATGAAGCGCCCTGGGCGGAAACCATCGAGCGCGTGTCGAACACGCCGCACCATGCCCTGTCGCTGTTTTACGTGGATGGCAGCCCAGGCGAAACCGGTCTGCTGAACAGCGAAGACCTGCCGCAGACCGGCTGCGCGGTGAAAATCCACCACGCGGTGAAGGAAGACGGCAAGATCCAGTTCATCGCCCAGGGGCTGACTCGCGTTCGTATCACTCAATGGCTCAGCCGCAAGCCGCCCTATCTGGTGGAAGTGGAATACCCCGAACCGCCGGCTGACGAGCGCGATGAAGTTCGGGCCTATGCCATGGCGCTGATCAACGCCATCAAGGAACTGCTGCCGCTCAACCCGCTGTACAGCGAAGAGCTGAAGAACTATCTGAACCGCTTCAGCCCCAACCAGCCCTCGCCGCTCTCGGACTTTGCCGCAGCGCTGACCTCAGCCAAGCCCGGCGAGCTGCAGGACGTACTCGATACGGTGCCGATACTGCGGCGCATGGAAAAGGTCCTGGTGCTTCTGAAAAAGGAGATCGACGTCGCCCGCCTGCAGGGCGAAATCAGCGCCGAGGTGAACCGGACCATCTCCGACCATCAGCGCAAGTTCTTCCTCAAGGAGCAACTCAAGATCATCCAGCGCGAGCTGGGTCTGTCCAAGGACGACAGAACCGCCGATGTCGAGCAGTTTCGTGAGCGCCTCGAAGGCAAAACGTTGCCTGATACCGCGCGTGACAAGATCGAAGAAGAGCTCAACAAGCTGTCGGTCCTGGAGACCGGCTCACCCGAGTATGCGGTCACGCGAAACTACCTCGACTGGGCCACCAGCATGCCCTGGGGCGTGACCCACAAGGACAAGCTCGACATCGCGCACGCGCGCAAGGTGCTGGACCGTGACCATAGCGGACTTGATGACGTCAAGGCGCGAATACTCGAGTTTCTGGCTGTGGGGGCGTATCGCGGTTCGGTAGCCGGCTCGATCATTCTGCTTGTTGGCCCACCCGGGGTGGGCAAGACCAGCATCGGACACTCGATCGCTGAAAGCCTCGGGCGTCCGTTTTACCGCTTCAGCGTTGGCGGCATGCGCGACGAGGCGGAAATCAAGGGTCATCGGCGCACCTACATCGGCGCGATGCCGGGCAAGTTCGTCCAGGCGTTGAAGGACGTGAAGGTAATGAACCCGGTCATCATGCTCGACGAGATCGACAAACTCGGCGCCAGTCATCAGGGGGATCCTGCCTCGGCGCTTCTGGAAACGCTCGATCCGGAACAGAACAGCGAGTTTCTCGATCATTATCTGGACCTGCGCCTGGACCTGTCCAAGGTACTCTTCGTCTGTACCGCCAACACGCTGGACAGCATTCCCGGGCCGTTGCTCGATCGCATGGATGTAATCCGTCTGTCCGGCTACATCACCGAAGAAAAGATGGCGATCGCCAAGCAGCATCTCTGGCCTCGCCAGCTCGAGCGCGCCGGCGTACGCAAGGGTCAGTTGCGCATCAGCGACAAGGCCATGCGGCAGGTGATCGAGGGATACGCTCGTGAAGCCGGCGTACGGAATCTGGAAAAACAGCTGTCCAAGCTGGTGCGCAAGTCCGTGGTCACGCTGCTTGAGCAAGGCGATGCGAAAATCAGCATCAAGCCCGAGAATCTCAAGCCGCTGCTTGGCACCCCGGCGTTCAGAGTCGAAAAGACGTTAAAGGGAACCGGCATCATTACCGGGCTGGCCTGGACCTCCATGGGTGGCGCGACGCTACCCGTGGAAGCAACGCGGATCCATACTCTGAACCGGGGATTCAAGCTGACCGGCAAGCTGGGTGACGTGATGAAGGAGTCGGCCGAAATTGCCTACAGTTACCTGTGCGCGAATCTCGAACGCTACAAGGCTGACAAGACCTTCTTCGACGAAGCCTTCGTGCATCTGCACGTGCCTGAAGGGGCGACGCCGAAGGATGGGCCGAGCGCCGGCGTGACCATCACCAGCGCTCTTTTGTCGCTGGCTCGCAACGAAGCGCCGCGCCCCGGCCTGGCCATGACCGGAGAGATTACCCTGACCGGACAGGTCCTTCCGGTTGGCGGCATACGCGAGAAGGTCATCGCCGCGCGACGCCAGTCGATCTTCGAGCTGATTCTGCCGGAAGCCAACCGGGGTGATTACGAAGAGCTGCCGGACTACCTCACCGATGGCATGACGGTGCATTTCGCCAGCCACTACAAGGATGTCGCCAGGCGGCTGTTTGCCTGA
- a CDS encoding AraC family transcriptional regulator yields the protein MPTTRILDLPSQSATHAHPEHQLVLGLNGCADFEVDGTGGAVSRLHACIVPGDAAHAFSGRGENRMLILDVAMQEFTDAGLKRLFDRPRFLTLDSRLLGLLDFAGVELGRHGSDTPVAWHLGNTVLHAISQQLSSYVPSPRAALDIEVLRRYVMQHLDKPISVRDLARQVHVSPSHFHALFRQATGHTPHHFVQICRVRQAADWLRETRLPIAEVASRSGFCSQSALTHATRRHLGLTPGAIRQGVAAAS from the coding sequence ATGCCCACAACCCGCATCCTCGATCTGCCAAGCCAGAGTGCGACGCATGCTCACCCGGAGCATCAGCTGGTGCTTGGCCTGAACGGGTGCGCCGACTTCGAGGTTGACGGTACCGGTGGCGCGGTCAGCAGGCTTCATGCCTGCATCGTTCCGGGTGACGCCGCCCACGCTTTTTCCGGCCGTGGCGAGAATCGTATGCTGATCCTCGATGTGGCCATGCAGGAGTTCACCGACGCGGGACTGAAGCGACTGTTCGATCGGCCGCGCTTCCTCACGCTGGATTCCCGGCTGCTTGGCCTGCTGGATTTCGCCGGTGTCGAGCTGGGCCGGCACGGCAGCGACACACCGGTGGCCTGGCATCTGGGCAACACCGTGCTGCATGCAATCAGCCAGCAGCTCTCGTCATACGTGCCATCGCCCCGAGCGGCGCTGGATATCGAGGTGCTCAGGCGCTACGTGATGCAGCATCTGGACAAACCGATCAGCGTCAGGGATCTGGCCAGACAGGTCCATGTGAGTCCCAGCCACTTTCATGCGCTGTTTCGGCAGGCCACCGGTCATACACCGCATCACTTCGTGCAAATCTGTCGCGTGCGCCAGGCGGCCGACTGGCTCAGGGAAACGCGCCTGCCCATTGCCGAGGTCGCCAGCCGCAGCGGTTTCTGTAGCCAGAGCGCGCTGACGCACGCCACCCGACGGCATCTCGGGCTGACTCCCGGCGCGATTCGCCAGGGCGTTGCCGCTGCTTCATAG
- the putA gene encoding bifunctional proline dehydrogenase/L-glutamate gamma-semialdehyde dehydrogenase PutA codes for MFKASEVLDGRFLSDDPDSLFGALSANYAVDESAYLTDLIALAEPADSAALSARARKLIEAVRKRDNAVDSIDALLQQYSLDTQEGIMLMCLAEALLRVPDSDTADALIRDKLNAAQWDRHLGQSEHTLVNAAAWGLVMTGRVVKMDMRQDGTPGTVLGKLIKRSGEPVIRTAMMQAMRIMGRQFVLGRTIKEALKNGKPQRDAGYTYSFDMLGEAALTRADAERYRQDYSDAIRAIAEDRYKGKSPRPTISIKLSALHPHYEPAREQQVLRELGTTVLELVRQARAGDVGITIDAEEADRLELSLKLFREVYRHPEVRGWGNFGLVVQAYSKRALPVLAWLTQLAKGQGDQIPVRLVKGAYWDTEIKLCQQAGLEGYPVFTRKEATDVSYLACARYLLSPVTAGLIYPQFATHNAHTVTCILDMGRDQQFEFQRLHGMGDALYDTVIEEVGCPVRIYAPVGAHKDLLPYLVRRLLENGANSSFVHKLVDHRVPVGSLIEHPVDRLRQYASLANDRIPLPPAIYGPERRNSRGLNLNVESQWLPLKQELDSFLQRTWTGAPIVNGKRLQGEARPVMCPYQLDVQVGEVIWATGAQTRDAIAGLATAFAHWNATPVDTRASILERSADLLEQNMPELMALCSREAGKSLQDGIDEVREAVDFCRFYAQQARQRFAVITLPGPTGESNELYLQGRGVFACISPWNFPLAIFLGQVSAALVAGNTVVAKPAEQASLIAVRCVELMLQAGLPGEVIALLPGDGAQVGSVISSDPRIAGVAFTGSTQTAHIINRALAARDSAIAPMIAETGGQNAMLVDSTALPEQVIKDVLHSSFTSAGQRCSALRVLFIQEDIAERVIELLKGAMAELHIGDPSRRDTDVGPVIDAEARKGLSQHIQRMKDAGYLIAEATMPAGLNGHFLAPVAFRLKSISELDREHFGPVLHVITWRHDQLDQIIDEINATGFGLTLGIHSRNEDTARYIDQRVRIGNVYVNRNQIGAVVGVQPFGGQGLSGTGPKAGGPHYLLRFATERTRTINTTAVGGNASLLSLGNGEP; via the coding sequence ATGTTCAAAGCCAGCGAAGTGCTCGACGGTCGGTTTCTTTCGGACGACCCGGATTCCCTGTTTGGCGCCCTCAGCGCCAACTACGCCGTTGACGAAAGCGCCTATCTCACCGACCTGATTGCACTGGCCGAGCCGGCCGATTCCGCTGCGCTGTCTGCCCGCGCGCGCAAGCTGATCGAAGCCGTGCGCAAGCGCGACAACGCCGTCGACAGCATCGACGCGCTTCTGCAGCAATACAGTCTGGATACCCAGGAAGGCATCATGCTGATGTGTCTGGCCGAGGCACTGCTGCGCGTACCTGATTCGGACACCGCAGACGCGTTGATCCGCGACAAGCTCAATGCCGCGCAGTGGGATCGGCATCTCGGCCAGAGTGAGCACACGCTGGTCAATGCCGCCGCCTGGGGCCTGGTGATGACCGGCCGTGTGGTGAAGATGGACATGCGTCAGGACGGCACGCCCGGCACGGTGCTTGGCAAACTGATCAAGCGTAGCGGTGAACCGGTGATACGCACCGCCATGATGCAGGCGATGCGCATCATGGGCAGGCAGTTCGTGCTCGGACGTACCATCAAGGAAGCGCTCAAGAACGGCAAGCCGCAGCGTGACGCCGGTTATACCTATTCCTTCGACATGCTCGGCGAAGCGGCGTTGACCCGCGCTGACGCGGAGCGGTACCGCCAGGATTACAGCGACGCGATCCGCGCGATAGCCGAAGACAGGTACAAGGGCAAGAGCCCCCGGCCGACCATCTCCATCAAGCTCTCCGCCTTGCACCCGCACTACGAGCCGGCACGTGAACAGCAGGTGCTGCGCGAGCTGGGTACGACAGTGCTCGAGTTGGTTCGCCAGGCGCGGGCAGGCGATGTCGGCATCACCATCGATGCCGAGGAGGCCGACCGCCTGGAGCTGTCGCTGAAGTTGTTCCGCGAGGTCTATCGGCACCCCGAGGTGCGCGGGTGGGGCAACTTCGGTCTGGTTGTCCAGGCCTACTCCAAACGCGCGCTACCGGTACTGGCGTGGCTGACCCAGCTGGCCAAGGGGCAGGGCGACCAGATCCCGGTACGCCTGGTCAAGGGCGCCTACTGGGACACCGAAATCAAGTTGTGCCAGCAGGCTGGGCTCGAGGGGTACCCGGTCTTCACGCGCAAGGAAGCGACCGACGTGTCGTATCTGGCCTGCGCGCGCTATCTCCTGAGTCCGGTCACGGCGGGGCTGATCTACCCGCAGTTCGCAACGCATAACGCCCATACCGTGACCTGCATCCTGGACATGGGTCGCGACCAGCAGTTCGAATTCCAGCGCCTGCACGGCATGGGTGATGCGTTGTATGACACGGTCATCGAGGAAGTCGGCTGCCCCGTGCGCATCTACGCGCCGGTCGGGGCGCACAAGGATCTGCTCCCGTATCTGGTGCGCCGGCTTCTGGAAAATGGCGCTAACTCCTCGTTCGTGCACAAGCTGGTGGATCATCGCGTACCGGTCGGTTCGCTTATCGAACACCCCGTCGACCGCCTGCGCCAGTACGCCAGCCTGGCGAATGATCGGATCCCGCTGCCGCCGGCCATCTATGGTCCCGAGCGGCGCAACTCACGCGGTCTCAACCTGAACGTGGAAAGTCAGTGGCTGCCGCTCAAGCAGGAGCTGGACAGCTTCCTGCAGCGCACCTGGACCGGGGCGCCTATCGTCAATGGCAAGCGTCTGCAGGGCGAGGCGCGTCCGGTGATGTGTCCCTATCAGTTGGACGTGCAGGTCGGAGAGGTGATCTGGGCGACCGGCGCGCAGACGCGCGATGCGATCGCCGGGCTGGCGACGGCTTTCGCGCACTGGAACGCTACGCCAGTCGATACGCGTGCTTCGATCCTGGAGCGTTCCGCCGACCTGCTCGAGCAGAACATGCCAGAGCTGATGGCACTGTGCAGCCGCGAAGCGGGCAAGAGCTTGCAGGACGGCATCGATGAGGTGCGTGAAGCAGTGGATTTCTGCCGCTTCTATGCGCAGCAGGCGCGCCAGCGCTTCGCCGTGATCACGCTTCCCGGGCCGACGGGCGAGAGCAACGAGCTGTATCTGCAGGGCAGAGGCGTGTTTGCCTGCATCAGCCCGTGGAATTTTCCGCTGGCGATCTTTCTCGGGCAGGTATCGGCTGCGCTGGTGGCGGGGAACACGGTAGTGGCCAAGCCCGCAGAGCAGGCCAGCCTGATCGCCGTACGCTGTGTCGAGCTGATGCTGCAGGCAGGCCTTCCCGGCGAAGTGATCGCTCTGCTGCCTGGCGACGGCGCTCAGGTCGGCAGCGTCATCAGCTCGGATCCGCGTATCGCCGGTGTGGCCTTTACCGGCTCCACCCAGACAGCTCACATCATCAACCGGGCGCTGGCCGCGCGTGACAGCGCGATCGCGCCGATGATCGCCGAAACCGGCGGGCAGAACGCCATGCTGGTGGATTCGACCGCGCTGCCCGAGCAGGTGATCAAGGACGTTTTGCATTCCTCCTTCACCAGCGCCGGTCAGCGGTGTTCGGCATTGCGCGTGCTGTTCATTCAGGAAGACATAGCCGAGCGGGTGATCGAATTGCTCAAGGGCGCGATGGCCGAGCTGCACATCGGTGATCCCTCGCGGCGTGACACCGACGTCGGACCGGTAATCGATGCCGAGGCACGGAAAGGGCTGAGCCAGCATATCCAGCGAATGAAGGACGCCGGCTACCTGATCGCGGAGGCGACGATGCCTGCGGGCCTCAATGGTCATTTTCTAGCACCGGTGGCGTTTCGCCTCAAGAGCATCAGCGAACTCGACCGAGAGCACTTCGGGCCGGTGCTGCATGTGATCACCTGGCGGCACGATCAGCTGGACCAGATCATCGATGAAATCAATGCCACCGGGTTCGGCCTGACGCTGGGCATTCATAGCCGCAATGAAGACACCGCGCGCTACATCGATCAGCGCGTGCGCATCGGCAATGTCTACGTCAACCGGAACCAGATCGGCGCAGTAGTCGGTGTGCAGCCCTTCGGGGGCCAGGGCTTGTCCGGAACGGGACCCAAGGCCGGCGGCCCGCATTATCTGCTACGATTCGCCACCGAACGGACCCGTACCATCAATACGACAGCAGTCGGTGGGAACGCCAGTCTGCTGTCGCTGGGCAATGGCGAGCCATGA
- the putP gene encoding sodium/proline symporter PutP, producing MTGNIGTVSATFAVYIAVMLLLGYVAYKRTTNLSDYILGGRSLGPGTAALSAGASDMSGWLLLGLPGYAMVAGYEATWIAAGLLIGTWLNWLIVSRRLRVYSHAVNDSLTLPAYFEFRFEDKTRLLRVISAIFILLFFLFYTSSGLVAAGKLFESTFGLDYRIAVVLGTLIIVSYTFFGGFLAVSWTDVIQGLLMAAALVVVPILALNSVGGWDQAHASMEASNPNLLTFLTDVEGESLGFVAIISLLGWGLGYFGQPHVLARFKAIGDDAALPTARRIAVAWTAICLLAALFTGWVGIGYFGDEGLADPETVFLALIQALTHPIVAGILLAAVLAAIMSTADSQLLVSSSALAEDFYKALFRRDASQAQLVWVGRFAVIGIALIALLFAFNPESTVLGLVSYAWAGFGAAFGPAILLSLFWKRMNRNGALAGIIVGGVTVVLWKQIDTIGLYEIIPGFILATVAIIVVSLVTPAPSATIERTFDDVAGRY from the coding sequence ATGACAGGTAACATCGGCACCGTCAGTGCCACCTTCGCAGTGTATATAGCGGTAATGCTTCTGTTGGGTTACGTCGCATACAAGCGTACGACCAACCTGTCCGATTATATCCTCGGTGGCCGATCGCTGGGCCCGGGTACGGCAGCCCTGTCCGCTGGCGCCTCGGACATGAGCGGCTGGCTCCTGCTGGGTCTGCCGGGTTACGCGATGGTGGCCGGTTATGAGGCTACCTGGATTGCCGCAGGCCTGTTGATCGGCACCTGGCTGAACTGGCTGATCGTCTCGCGTCGTCTGCGTGTCTACTCCCATGCGGTAAACGATTCGCTGACGCTGCCTGCGTACTTCGAGTTTCGCTTCGAAGACAAGACTCGCCTGCTGCGCGTGATCTCGGCGATCTTCATCCTGCTGTTCTTCCTGTTCTACACCAGCTCTGGCCTGGTTGCCGCGGGCAAGCTGTTCGAAAGCACGTTCGGGCTCGACTACCGCATCGCAGTGGTACTCGGGACGCTGATCATCGTCTCCTATACCTTTTTCGGGGGGTTCCTCGCCGTATCATGGACCGACGTCATCCAGGGGCTGCTGATGGCGGCGGCGCTGGTCGTGGTGCCAATCCTCGCGCTCAACAGCGTAGGCGGCTGGGATCAGGCGCATGCCTCGATGGAAGCCAGCAACCCGAACCTGTTGACCTTCCTCACGGATGTCGAGGGCGAGTCGCTCGGCTTTGTCGCCATCATCTCGCTCCTCGGTTGGGGGTTGGGCTACTTTGGCCAGCCGCATGTGCTGGCTCGCTTCAAGGCCATTGGTGACGACGCTGCCTTGCCAACCGCGCGGCGCATCGCTGTAGCGTGGACCGCGATCTGCCTGCTGGCGGCGCTGTTTACCGGTTGGGTCGGCATAGGTTATTTCGGCGACGAAGGGCTGGCAGATCCCGAGACGGTTTTCCTCGCTCTGATTCAGGCGCTGACGCACCCGATCGTAGCCGGTATTCTGCTCGCGGCGGTGCTGGCAGCGATCATGTCGACGGCCGATTCGCAGTTGCTGGTGTCGTCTTCTGCCCTGGCAGAGGACTTCTACAAGGCCCTGTTTCGGCGCGACGCGTCGCAGGCGCAACTGGTGTGGGTAGGGCGCTTCGCCGTCATCGGCATCGCTCTGATCGCGCTGCTTTTCGCCTTCAATCCGGAGAGCACTGTTCTCGGGCTGGTGTCCTACGCCTGGGCCGGTTTCGGGGCGGCGTTCGGCCCGGCGATCCTGCTATCGCTGTTCTGGAAGCGCATGAACCGCAATGGCGCGCTGGCCGGGATCATCGTCGGCGGCGTCACCGTGGTGCTCTGGAAGCAGATCGATACCATCGGCCTGTACGAAATCATTCCCGGGTTCATCCTCGCTACCGTGGCGATCATCGTCGTATCGCTGGTGACGCCGGCTCCGTCCGCCACCATCGAACGCACCTTCGACGACGTCGCCGGGCGATACTGA